Proteins encoded in a region of the Stieleria neptunia genome:
- a CDS encoding efflux RND transporter periplasmic adaptor subunit: MIKRNAFFFGTLLGGVMAIAFQVAPAFAQSAIESDAGILVEDCMVRFINKTKVPSETQGKLTQLTVEEGMSIKKGDVIAIVDDKQARLALELKEAEELVAKLNAQNDVNKRDAVQSEVIARQEAAAYRDLYAKGAAPQFEMLKKQAEADRAILRIELADLNENTAMAEYIAKQIGTKLAQSDIEMRTIRAEFDAYVENRFAQLGEWVQPGSPIVELVQMDFVRVEGRLDAFRYAGQIQKGADVKVEITVGGTSSNPVTRTYVGKIDYVSMELDLNNKHRIWVKVPNERDGDDWLIKPGMRATMQIAPPTAAGGLF, from the coding sequence ATGATAAAACGAAACGCATTCTTCTTCGGCACCCTTCTTGGCGGCGTGATGGCCATCGCCTTTCAAGTCGCGCCGGCATTCGCACAGTCCGCAATTGAATCCGACGCTGGCATCTTGGTGGAAGACTGCATGGTGCGGTTCATCAACAAGACCAAGGTCCCTTCGGAGACGCAGGGCAAGCTGACTCAATTGACCGTCGAAGAAGGGATGTCGATCAAAAAGGGCGATGTGATCGCGATCGTCGACGACAAGCAAGCCCGGCTGGCGCTCGAACTGAAAGAGGCCGAGGAGCTGGTCGCCAAATTGAACGCACAAAACGATGTCAATAAACGCGACGCCGTGCAAAGCGAGGTGATCGCACGCCAGGAGGCGGCGGCCTATCGCGATTTGTACGCCAAGGGTGCCGCACCCCAATTCGAAATGCTGAAAAAGCAGGCTGAAGCGGACCGTGCGATCCTACGCATCGAATTGGCCGATCTGAATGAGAACACCGCGATGGCGGAATACATTGCCAAGCAGATCGGCACCAAACTCGCCCAGTCGGATATCGAAATGCGAACCATCCGCGCCGAATTCGACGCCTATGTCGAAAACCGATTCGCCCAACTCGGTGAATGGGTCCAGCCGGGCAGCCCGATCGTGGAACTGGTGCAAATGGACTTCGTTCGCGTCGAAGGGCGTCTGGACGCGTTTCGTTACGCCGGCCAAATTCAAAAAGGTGCCGACGTCAAAGTCGAAATCACCGTCGGGGGAACGAGTTCGAATCCCGTCACCCGGACCTACGTCGGCAAGATCGACTACGTCAGCATGGAACTTGATTTGAACAACAAGCACCGCATCTGGGTCAAAGTCCCCAACGAACGCGACGGCGACGATTGGTTGATCAAGCCCGGCATGCGGGCCACGATGCAGATCGCGCCGCCCACCGCAGCCGGCGGGTTGTTTTAG
- a CDS encoding HlyD family efflux transporter periplasmic adaptor subunit — protein sequence MATLAESLVSSSSRPLTVRKRPDLTSSRHRYQGTGYWVLKEPVGLQYFRFHDEEFFILNMLDGHVSLQQIKDGFEQRFAPQKITFGDLQQFIGMLHRSGLVISNSPGQGKALRHRGRKKKNKEMMGKMANVFALRFRGFDPERILNAILPWFGWMFTVPALLFFIGLFVAASLMLATQYETVYSRLPTFQQFFAADRWLILAATMAIVKVLHEFGHGLSCKKFGGECHEIGFMLLVFTPCLYCNVSDSWMLPNKWKRVWIGAGGIYVEMILASMAAFVWFLTESGTTLNDLCLNMMFLNVVSTILVNGNPLLRFDGYYILMDMLEIPNLRQKSTEVLKRWFQKTCLGLELQDDPFLPTRGRVYFALFTIASVIYRWVVVFSICWFVIKVLEPYGLEVIGRMVAVIGFSGLVAQPVIQTWKFCRTPGRLSKVKRFNVMITLSVVSVIIAAVCFIKLPHHVDCAFEIRPTEAGRVYAGSVGQIVDTVSPGQTIQAGETIAVLKNPDLEMRMKDLEIEEAVAKVQLQKLADRVFSDRSLAAQLETQQEILDSLTELKKKTQVELDRLTITAPISGIVIPPPRRPEQDRNDGQLPSWSGSPLELCNRGAMLTSDDLLCEIGNADDFEAILAIDQGDVQLVREGQSVDMKLDSRRLETFSGTISEKSREPLRMTSTSMSSQTGSDLQTEIDPATGQVKPRSVTYQARVPLEILDSDLPLRPGYRGSAKIHVDKKSLGQRLWRVIAKTFNFEF from the coding sequence ATGGCCACACTTGCCGAATCACTCGTCAGCAGTTCGTCGCGCCCGCTCACGGTGCGCAAACGTCCTGATTTGACGTCCAGTCGACATCGCTATCAGGGGACGGGCTACTGGGTCCTGAAGGAACCCGTGGGGTTGCAGTACTTTCGTTTTCACGACGAAGAGTTCTTCATCCTGAACATGCTGGACGGACACGTCAGTTTGCAGCAGATCAAGGACGGATTCGAACAGCGATTCGCCCCGCAGAAGATCACCTTTGGCGATTTGCAACAATTCATCGGCATGCTGCACCGCAGCGGGTTGGTGATCAGCAACTCGCCGGGCCAGGGCAAGGCGCTCCGCCATCGCGGGCGGAAGAAAAAGAACAAAGAGATGATGGGCAAGATGGCCAACGTCTTCGCCCTTCGGTTTCGCGGCTTCGACCCCGAACGCATCTTGAATGCGATCTTGCCGTGGTTCGGTTGGATGTTCACCGTCCCGGCGTTGCTGTTCTTCATCGGGCTGTTCGTGGCCGCGTCCTTGATGCTGGCGACGCAATACGAAACGGTCTATTCGCGGCTGCCGACGTTCCAGCAATTTTTTGCGGCCGATCGTTGGCTGATTCTGGCCGCGACGATGGCGATCGTCAAAGTGTTGCACGAATTCGGGCACGGGCTGAGCTGTAAAAAGTTCGGCGGGGAGTGTCACGAGATCGGTTTCATGCTGCTGGTCTTCACGCCCTGTCTGTACTGCAACGTTTCCGATTCATGGATGCTGCCCAACAAGTGGAAACGGGTCTGGATCGGCGCCGGCGGGATCTATGTCGAAATGATCTTGGCCTCGATGGCCGCCTTCGTGTGGTTTCTGACCGAGTCGGGGACGACGCTCAACGATCTGTGCTTGAACATGATGTTCTTGAACGTCGTCAGCACCATTTTGGTCAACGGCAACCCGCTGCTGCGGTTCGACGGGTATTACATCCTGATGGACATGCTGGAGATTCCCAACCTCCGCCAGAAAAGCACCGAAGTCCTGAAACGCTGGTTTCAAAAGACCTGTTTGGGATTGGAACTGCAAGACGACCCGTTTTTGCCGACGCGGGGGCGCGTTTATTTTGCACTCTTTACCATCGCCAGTGTGATTTATCGCTGGGTCGTGGTGTTCTCCATCTGTTGGTTCGTGATCAAGGTGCTTGAACCCTACGGATTGGAGGTGATCGGCCGGATGGTCGCGGTGATCGGTTTTTCGGGACTGGTTGCTCAGCCCGTGATTCAAACATGGAAGTTCTGTCGAACTCCTGGGAGACTTTCGAAAGTGAAACGTTTTAATGTGATGATCACACTGTCGGTCGTCTCGGTGATCATCGCCGCGGTGTGTTTCATCAAGCTTCCGCACCACGTGGATTGCGCCTTTGAGATTCGACCGACCGAAGCGGGACGGGTCTACGCGGGCAGTGTCGGGCAAATCGTCGACACCGTGTCTCCCGGTCAAACGATTCAGGCCGGCGAGACGATCGCGGTGCTGAAGAACCCGGACCTTGAAATGCGAATGAAGGACCTCGAAATCGAAGAGGCCGTCGCGAAGGTTCAACTGCAAAAACTGGCCGACCGAGTCTTCTCCGATCGATCACTCGCCGCACAACTCGAAACACAGCAAGAAATCCTGGACTCGCTCACCGAACTGAAGAAGAAAACTCAGGTCGAACTCGACAGACTGACGATCACGGCGCCGATTTCCGGCATCGTCATCCCGCCCCCGCGGCGCCCCGAACAAGACCGAAACGACGGCCAGCTTCCGTCCTGGTCGGGGTCTCCCCTGGAGCTGTGCAACCGCGGTGCGATGCTGACGTCGGACGACCTGCTTTGCGAAATCGGCAACGCCGATGACTTCGAAGCGATCTTGGCGATCGACCAAGGCGACGTCCAATTGGTTCGCGAGGGCCAGTCGGTCGACATGAAACTCGATTCGCGGCGACTGGAAACCTTTTCGGGAACGATCAGCGAAAAGTCGCGCGAACCGCTGCGGATGACGTCGACGTCGATGTCCAGCCAAACCGGTAGCGACTTGCAGACCGAGATCGATCCGGCGACCGGACAGGTCAAACCGCGGAGTGTGACCTACCAAGCGCGCGTGCCGTTGGAGATCCTCGATTCCGATCTGCCGCTGCGGCCCGGATACCGCGGCAGTGCCAAGATCCACGTCGACAAGAAATCACTCGGACAACGACTTTGGAGGGTGATCGCCAAAACCTTTAACTTTGAGTTTTGA